The following coding sequences are from one Salvia hispanica cultivar TCC Black 2014 chromosome 3, UniMelb_Shisp_WGS_1.0, whole genome shotgun sequence window:
- the LOC125213167 gene encoding lachrymatory-factor synthase-like has protein sequence MEKSAKWEGKASAKLLRPTASEVWPLVADFFGLHKFLPAIDACFQVDTLVRHCAADAHWCRERLTAIDPAEKRLSYEVVDSNMGFKRYEATMKVVDGGDGAGCEIEWSFVADPVDGMSCEDLAKYVAVGLQGMARNMERELEAQFIK, from the coding sequence atggagaaatcaGCAAAATGGGAAGGCAAAGCCAGCGCAAAGCTCCTCCGGCCCACCGCAAGCGAGGTGTGGCCGCTCGTGGCCGATTTCTTCGGCCTCCACAAGTTCCTCCCCGCCATCGACGCCTGCTTCCAAGTCGACACCCTCGTCCGCCACTGCGCCGCCGATGCACACTGGTGCCGCGAGCGCCTCACCGCCATCGACCCGGCCGAGAAGCGGCTGAGCTACGAGGTGGTGGATAGTAACATGGGGTTCAAGCGGTACGAGGCAACGATGAAGGTCGTGGACGGCGGAGATGGAGCGGGGTGCGAGATCGAATGGTCGTTCGTGGCGGATCCGGTGGACGGGATGAGCTGCGAGGATTTGGCTAAGTATGTTGCGGTGGGGCTGCAAGGGATGGCTAGGAATATGGAGAGGGAGTTGGAAGCTCAGTTTATTAAGTGA
- the LOC125214348 gene encoding caffeoylshikimate esterase translates to MDAAAAAVPVEELTSGASGRIIPVFKNLRQSILSYDSLRRSLLLIYSFFVWILLLLPRLHRISAAASPPSSPRTASSSVRRRKFGIRRDEEDTMRRRALAEEVEMATEGSSWCRWTTSLFFGVKRNALFCRSWLPVSGELRGILIIIHGLNEHSGRYTNFAKQLVSYKFGAYAMDWIGHGGSDGLHGYVPSLDHVVDDTAAFLEKIKSENPGVPCFLFGHSTGGAVVLKAASYPHVQEMLEGVILTSPALRVKPAHPIVGAVAPIFSLVAPRFQFKGANKRGIPVSRDPAALLAKYSDPLVYTGPIRVRTGHEILRISSYLMHNFRSVTVPFFVLHGTADRVTDPLASQDLYNEAPSAFKNIKLYEGFLHDLLFEPEREEIAQDIIDWMESRLTPACPEEATGVW, encoded by the exons ATGgacgcggcggcggcggcggtgccGGTGGAGGAGCTCACATCCGGCGCGAGCGGCCGCATAATTCCGGTCTTCAAAAACCTCCGCCAGTCGATTCTCTCCTACGACTCTCTCCGCAGATCGCTCCTGCTAATCTATTCGTTTTTCGTGTGGATCCTGCTCCTCCTACCTCGCCTCCACCGGATTTCCGCCGCCGCCTCGCCGCCGTCCTCCCCACGGACGGCGTCGTCGTCGGTAAGGCGTCGGAAATTCGGAATCCGGAGAGATGAGGAGGACACGATGAGGCGCAGGGCTTTGGCTGAGGAGGTTGAGATGGCGACGGAGGGTAGTAGCTGGTGCAGGTGGACGACGTCGTTGTTCTTCGGAGTGAAGCGGAATGCGCTCTTCTGTAGGTCCTGGCTGCCGGTTTCCGGTGAATTGAG GGGCATTCTTATCATCATACATGGGCTAAATGAGCACAG TGGGCGCTACACTAATTTTGCTAAACAACTAGTCTCCTACAAGTTTGGGGCATATGCAATGGACTGGATAG GTCACGGCGGAAGCGATGGTTTACATGGATATGTGCCTTCACTCGATCACGTTGTTGATGATACT GCGGCTTTCCTGGAAAAGATCAAATCGGAGAACCCAGGTGTACCGTGCTTTCTGTTTGGTCACTCGACTGGAGGGGCAGTTGTCCTGAAG GCTGCCTCGTATCCCCACGTACAAGAAATGCTCGAAGGAGTCATACTGACTTCACCTGCTTTGCGCGTCAAGCCGGCCCATCCCATTGTTGGT GCCGTTGCACCAATTTTCTCGTTGGTGGCTCCAAGATTTCAATTCAAAGGTGCTAACAAAAGGGGAATCCCAGTTTCGAGGGATCCCGCAGCTCTCTTGGCCAAATACTCGGATCCATTGGTCTACACCGGACCAATCAGAGTCCGTACTGGACACGAGATTCTCCGCATCTCTTCGTACTTGATGCACAACTTCCGTTCCGTCACAGTCCCGTTCTTCGTCCTCCACGGAACAGCCGACAGGGTCACTGATCCGTTGGCTTCCCAGGATCTGTACAACGAAGCGCCATCTGCATTCAAGAACATCAAACTCTACGAGGGCTTTCTGCACGACCTTCTGTTTGAGCCCGAACGTGAAGAGATCGCTCAGGACATCATTGACTGGATGGAGAGCCGACTGACTCCCGCCTGCCCGGAGGAAGCTACGGGTGTCTGGTGA
- the LOC125216124 gene encoding uncharacterized protein LOC125216124 → MAPNMDNNFLQKHNNNNNNNNQKPSRLSMESLQRTISDISFELMSQEALASGPEKPAPPLPPISEVEDAKCECCGMSEECTPQYVKKVRGTYGQMICGLCSEAVKEEMEKNGGKREEALHAHVSACARFNRLGRAYPVLCQAEVMRDILRKNRAKSLSPRDKGGTNQRGGIARSSSCIPAITKEINDWKKA, encoded by the coding sequence ATGGCACCCAATATGGACAACAACTTTCTCCAAAAgcacaacaacaacaacaacaacaacaatcagAAGCCTTCGAGGCTCTCAATGGAGAGCCTCCAACGCACGATCTCTGACATCTCGTTCGAGCTCATGAGCCAGGAAGCCCTAGCCTCCGGCCCAGAGAAGCCGGCCCCGCCCTTGCCCCCGATCTCAGAGGTCGAGGACGCAAAGTGCGAGTGCTGCGGGATGTCAGAGGAGTGCACCCCGCAGTACGTGAAGAAAGTGCGCGGGACCTACGGCCAGATGATATGCGGGCTCTGCTCAGAGGCCGTGAAGgaggagatggagaagaacGGCGGGAAGAGAGAGGAGGCCCTGCATGCGCATGTGAGCGCGTGCGCTAGGTTTAACCGCCTTGGCAGAGCATACCCAGTGCTCTGCCAGGCGGAGGTCATGAGAGACATTTTGAGGAAAAATAGGGCAAAATCACTTAGCCCTAGGGATAAGGGAGGCACGAATCAAAGAGGGGGAATCGCTAGGAGTTCGAGCTGCATACCGGCAATTACTAAGGAGATTAATGATTGGAAGAAGGCCTAA
- the LOC125215279 gene encoding leucine-rich repeat receptor-like serine/threonine-protein kinase SKM1, with amino-acid sequence MERSKAFVFLFVLVLVLVSACRGSDLELLLSLKSSINDQFQTLSSWNPSNPFCKWDGISCLDSSHVAKIHLPGKNLSGKIPESIFRFPYIQSIDLSNNHFFGEIPRNLSSPYLRNLKLSSNNLTGAAVPPPSSVPSLETLDVSDNVLSGELPADIGQLSRLRLLDVGGNLLTGRIPSSVANLTGLEVLTLASNQFIGEIPRNLAVMRRLRWVYLGYNNFSGGIPAELGELAALQHLDLVYNNLTGEIPASLGNLTNLEHLYLYFNKLTGGIPKPIFDLGKLMSLDLSDNFFSGEIPEMFVNLRKLEVLHLFSNNFTGKIPNALSLLPNLQVLQLWSNNLSGEIPRELGKRNNLTILDLSTNNLAGKLPENLCASGRLFKLILFSNYLEGEIPADLSRCKSLQRVRLQKNRFSGDIPAEFTALPRVYFLDISGNFLSGGIADRKWDMPQLQMLNLAGNKFLGPLPGDFGSGKLENLDLSGNSFSGEIPASFGRFSQLVELKLGGNGLSGRIPAQLSDCRKLVALDLSRNTLTGEVPASFGDMPVLGLLDLSVNELAGTIPANLGQIESLVQINVSYNPRLRGGLPATAAFLAINSTSVAGTGLCGGEEATGLPPCSGGAKSRRLRWLVLGLLLAAVLVFAAAVLAMRRRSRHETKRVDSEEGGGSEWELQFTKLPRTIALNDVVLAMREENLIGSGKLGLSYVGKSSVNKKRFFAKEIAAVPAKWWAEWARLCKISHPNVVRLLGMCRLEKAAVLVYEFVEGENLSEVLGGLIWDRRIKIAVGMARALKYLHCHGVAAGDVAAARVMVDERGEARLRLSLHSYVDQGSKGPTQASDVFGFGLLLIELLTGKNRAEDGVVEWARYCYADCHVEVWVDAVMKGDVDRQNEMVETMNVALQCTAGDPGARPTAADLLKNLESIVRSSSCVSYGFNKLFSC; translated from the exons ATGGAAAGATCAAAAGCGTTTGTGTTTCTGTTCGTGCTCGTGCTCGTGCTCGTGTCAGCATGCAGAGGCTCCGATCTCGAACTACTCCTCTCTCTCAAATCATCAATCAACGATCAATTTCAAACCCTCAGCAGCTGGAATCCTTCAAACCCCTTCTGCAAATGGGACGGAATCTCCTGCTTAGATTCCTCCCATGTTGCTAAGATTCACTTGCCAGGAAAGAATCTTTCAGGGAAGATTCCGGAATCCATCTTCAGATTCCCCTACATCCAATCCATCGACCTCTCCAACAATCACTTCTTCGGAGAGATCCCACGGAATCTCTCCTCTCCCTATCTGAGGAATCTCAAGCTCAGCAGCAACAACCTGACGGGGGCGGCGGTCCCGCCACCGTCCAGCGTCCCGTCTCTCGAGACGCTGGACGTGTCCGACAACGTTCTCTCGGGAGAACTCCCCGCCGACATCGGGCAGCTCTCCCGCCTCAGGCTGCTCGACGTCGGCGGGAATTTGCTGACGGGGCGCATCCCGAGCTCTGTCGCTAATCTGACGGGGCTCGAGGTTCTGACCCTGGCCTCGAACCAGTTCATCGGCGAGATTCCGCGGAATCTCGCCGTGATGAGGAGGCTGAGATGGGTTTATCTCGGGTACAATAACTTCTCCGGTGGGATTCCGGCGGAGCTCGGCGAGCTGGCGGCGCTGCAGCATCTTGATCTTGTTTATAACAATCTCACCGGAGAAATTCCGGCTTCGTTGGGGAATCTGACGAATCTTGAGcatctttatctctacttcAACAAGCTCACCGGTGGAATTCCGAAGCCGATTTTCGATTTGGGGAAATTGATGTCGCTTGATTTGAGTGATAATTTCTTCTCCGGCGAGATTCCGGAGATGTTTGTCAATCTGCGGAAATTGGAGGTTTTGCATTTGTTTTCCAATAATTTCACTGGAAAAATCCCAAATGCGCTATCGTTGCTGCCGAATCTTCAAGTTCTTCAATTGTGGTCTAATAATTTGTCTGGTGAAATTCCTCGAGAGCTTGGGAAAAGGAACAATCTTACAATATTGGATCTCTCCACGAACAATCTCGCCGGAAAATTGCCGGAGAATCTCTGCGCGTCGGGGCGTTTGTTCAAGCTGATTCTGTTCTCTAATTATTTGGAGGGCGAGATTCCGGCGGATTTAAGCCGTTGCAAGAGTTTGCAGCGCGTCCGCCTCCAGAAAAACCGGTTTTCCGGCGATATTCCGGCGGAGTTCACCGCGCTTCCGAGGGTCTATTTCCTGGATATCTCGGGAAACTTTCTCTCCGGCGGGATCGCTGACCGGAAATGGGACATGCCGCAGCTTCAGATGCTGAATTTGGCGGGAAACAAGTTTTTGGGGCCGTTGCCGGGGGATTTTGGCAGTGGGAAGCTCGAGAATTTGGATTTATCGGGAAATTCCTTCTCCGGCGAAATTCCGGCGAGTTTCGGCCGGTTCTCGCAGCTCGTGGAGCTGAAATTGGGCGGGAACGGGCTCTCTGGCCGAATCCCCGCCCAATTATCCGACTGCCGGAAGCTCGTTGCGCTGGACCTCAGCCGCAACACGCTGACCGGAGAAGTTCCCGCCAGTTTCGGCGACATGCCGGTGCTCGGCCTGCTCGACCTCTCCGTCAACGAATTGGCGGGAACGATTCCCGCCAATTTAGGTCAAATCGAATCCCTCGTGCAAATCAATGTCTCCTACAACCCCCGCCTCCGCGGCGGCCTGCCGGCGACGGCGGCGTTCCTGGCGATAAATTCCACCTCCGTCGCCGGCACCGGCCTCTGCGGCGGCGAGGAGGCTACAGGCCTGCCGCCATGCAGCGGCGGCGCGAAAAGCCGCCGCCTCCGCTGGCTCGTGCTGGGCCTCCTCCTCGCCGCCGTGCTTGTCTTCGCCGCGGCGGTCCTCGCCATGCGGCGGCGGAGCCGCCACGAGACAAAGAGAGTGGACAGCGAGGAGGGCGGCGGCAGCGAATGGGAGCTACAATTTACGAAATTGCCACGGACGATCGCAttaaacgacgtcgttttggCAATGAGAGAGGAGAATCTGATTGGTAGTGGGAAGCTAGGTTTGTCATACGTTGGGAAATCGTCGGTAAACAAGAAGCGGTTTTTCGCGAAGGAAATCGCAGCGGTTCCGGCGAAGTGGTGGGCGGAGTGGGCCCGGCTCTGCAAGATCAGCCACCCGAACGTGGTGAGGTTGCTCGGGATGTGTCGATTGGAGAAGGCGGCGGTTTTGGTGTATGAGTTTGTTGAAGGGGAGAATTTGAGTGAGGTTTTGGGGGGATTGATTTGGGACCGTCGGATTAAGATCGCGGTCGGGATGGCGCGGGCGCTCAAGTACTTGCATTGCCATGGTGTGGCGGCCGGAGATGTTGCGGCGGCGAGAGTGATGGTGGATGAGAGAGGAGAAGCAAGGTTGAGGTTGAGTCTTCACTCCTATGTTGATCAAG GTTCTAAAGGGCCGACCCAAGCCAGCGACGTTTTCGGGTTCGGGCTCCTCCTGATCGAGCTCCTGACGGGCAAGAACCGGGCCGAAGACGGCGTGGTGGAGTGGGCGAGGTACTGCTACGCTGACTGCCACGTGGAGGTGTGGGTTGACGCGGTGATGAAGGGTGACGTTGACCGTCAGAATGAGATGGTCGAGACCATGAACGTTGCGCTGCAGTGCACCGCAGGGGATCCGGGCGCGAGGCCGACTGCGGCGGATTTGCTCAAGAATTTGGAGTCCATCGTTAGATCGAGTTCATGTGTTTCTTATGGGTTTAATAAGCTTTTTTCTTGCTAG
- the LOC125214361 gene encoding homeobox-leucine zipper protein ATHB-8-like, with translation MMAVTSACKDKMGMDNGKYVRYTPEQVDALERLYHECPKPSSLRRQQLIRECPILSNIEPKQIKVWFQNRRCREKQRKEASRLQAVNRKLTAMNKLLMEENDRLQKQVSHLVYENSFFRQQTQNGTLASTDNSCESVVTSGQHHLTPQDPPKDASPAGLLSIAEETLTEFLSKATGTAVEWVQMPGMKPGPDSIGIIAISHGCSGVASRACGLVGLEPTRVAEILKDRPSWYRDCRAVDVLNVMSTGNGGTIELMYMQLYAPTTLAPARDFWLLRYTSVMEDGSLVVCERSLNNTQNGPSMPPVQHFVRAELLPSGYLIRPCEGGGSIIHIVDHMDLEPWSVPEVLRPLYESSTLLSQRTTLAALRQLRQISQEVSQPNVTGWGRRPAALRALGQRLSRGFNEAVNGFTDEGWSMIESDGIDDVTVHVNSSPGKLMGTILTYANGFPSMSNAVLCAKASMLLQNVPPAILLRFLREHRSEWADSGIDAYSVAAVKTGACSIPVSRVGCFGGQVILPLAHTIENEEFMEVIRLENMAQYRDDVVMPSDIFLLQVCNGVDESAVGTCAELIFAPIDASFSDDAPLLPSGFRIIPLESKSDASSPNRTLDLASTLEVGAAGSRASGDPMRSSGTAKSVMTIAFQFAFEMHLQESVAAMARQYVRSIIASVQRVALALSPSRLAPPATLRPPPATPEAHTLAGWIYQSYRFFLGVELLKPAAEGNDSILKTLWHHSDAVLCCSLKALPVFTFANQAGLDMLETTLVALQDMTLEKIFNDDGKKTLFAELPQIMQQGFACLQGGICLSSMGRPISYERAVAWKVLNEEEDAHCLCFMFVNWSFV, from the exons ATGATGGCGGTAACATCTGCTTGCAAGGACAAGATGGGGATGGATAATGGGAAGTATGTGAGGTACACCCCGGAGCAGGTGGATGCTCTGGAGAGGCTGTACCATGAGTGCCCGAAGCCAAGCTCGTTACGTCGACAGCAGCTGATCAGAGAGTGCCCTATCCTCTCCAACATCGAGCCTAAGCAGATCAAAGTTTGGTTCCAAAACAGAag ATGTAGGGAAAAGCAGCGAAAAGAGGCGTCGCGGCTTCAAGCTGTGAATAGGAAATTGACAGCTATGAACAAGCTGTTGATGGAGGAAAATGATCGGCTGCAGAAACAAGTCTCTCATTTGGTGTACGAGAACAGTTTCTTCCGCCAACAAACTCAAAAT GGAACGCTCGCCTCCACGGATAACAGTTGTGAATCGGTGGTGACAAGTGGTCAGCACCACTTAACTCCTCAAGATCCACCCAAGGATGCAAGTCCTGCAGG ACTGCTGTCCATTGCAGAGGAGACTTTAACAGAGTTTCTATCGAAGGCTACTGGAACCGCTGTGGAGTGGGTCCAAATGCCCGGGATGAAG CCTGGTCCGGATTCCATTGGAATCATCGCTATTTCTCATGGATGCAGTGGTGTAGCATCACGTGCATGTGGCCTCGTGGGATTAGAACCCACTCGA GTGGCCGAGATCCTCAAAGATCGACCTTCATGGTACCGTGATTGTCGAGCTGTGGATGTGCTCAATGTGATGTCTACTGGAAATGGTGGAACAATTGAGCTGATGTATATGcag CTCTACGCGCCAACTACTCTCGCACCTGCTCGAGACTTCTGGCTGCTACGCTACACTTCTGTGATGGAGGATGGCAGCCTTGTG GTGTGTGAAAGATCTCTGAACAACACTCAGAACGGCCCCAGCATGCCGCCTGTGCAGCATTTCGTACGAGCAGAGCTGCTTCCCAGCGGATACCTGATAAGGCCGTGTGAAGGGGGTGGATCCATCATTCACATAGTTGATCACATGGATTTAGAG CCTTGGAGTGTTCCTGAAGTGCTGCGCCCTCTGTACGAGTCATCGACTCTGCTTTCTCAGCGGACAACCTTGGCT GCTTTGCGCCAGTTGAGGCAGATCTCTCAAGAAGTTTCTCAGCCTAATGTAACGGGTTGGGGGAGACGGCCTGCTGCTTTGCGTGCTCTTGGACAAAGGCTGAGCAGAGGCTTCAACGAGGCGGTCAATGGCTTCACAGATGAAGGATGGTCGATGATCGAGAGTGACGGAATAGATGATGTTACCGTGCACGTAAACTCCTCCCCCGGGAAACTGATGGGAACGATTCTAACTTATGCAAATGGATTTCCGTCTATGAGCAACGCGGTGCTATGTGCTAAGGCATCCATGCTGTTACAA AACGTACCTCCGGCTATTCTGTTGAGGTTTCTAAGGGAGCACCGGTCTGAATGGGCTGACAGCGGCATTGACGCCTACTCGGTTGCTGCTGTCAAAACCGGGGCTTGCAGCATCCCCGTTTCTCGCGTTGGATGCTTCGGAGGGCAGGTGATCCTTCCCTTGGCTCACACCATTGAGAATGAAGAG TTCATGGAGGTGATTAGGCTTGAAAACATGGCTCAATATAGAGATGATGTGGTCATGCCTAGTGACATCTTCCTCTTGCAAGTCTGCAACGGCGTGGACGAGAGCGCTGTCGGGACTTGTGCGGAGCTCATCTTTGCTCCAATAGACGCCTCTTTCTCCGATGATGCTCCTCTCCTTCCATCCGGTTTCCGCATCATCCCTCTCGAATCGAAATCt GACGCCTCGAGCCCTAACCGTACGCTGGACCTTGCATCCACTCTGGAAGTCGGGGCCGCGGGGAGCAGAGCGAGCGGCGACCCAATGAGGAGCTCCGGGACCGCGAAATCCGTCATGACGATCGCATTCCAATTTGCGTTCGAGATGCATCTTCAAGAGAGTGTTGCAGCTATGGCGAGACAGTATGTCCGCAGCATCATTGCATCCGTTCAACGAGTGGCGTTGGCACTTTCGCCCTCCCGTCTCGCCCCTCCCGCCACTCTGCGCCCCCCTCCCGCCACACCGGAGGCACATACCCTCGCAGGCTGGATCTACCAAAGCTATAG GTTTTTCTTGGGAGTAGAGCTGCTCAAACCTGCAGCAGAAGGAAATGATTCTATTCTCAAAACACTTTGGCATCATTCTGATGCTGTACTATGTTGCTCACTAAAG GCATTGCCGGTTTTCACATTCGCGAATCAAGCAGGGCTCGACATGCTCGAGACCACCCTAGTCGCGCTACAAGACATGACTCTCGAGAAAATCTTCAACGACGACGGGAAGAAGACTCTCTTCGCGGAGCTCCCTCAGATCATGCAACag GGCTTCGCGTGCCTACAAGGGGGCATCTGTTTGTCGAGCATGGGGAGGCCGATCTCGTACGAACGAGCCGTGGCGTGGAAGGTTttgaatgaagaagaagatgcaCACTGCCTATGCTTCATGTTTGTAAACTGGTCGTTTGTTTGA